CACGTAAAGATGAAGCGTCACTCCCTCCAGCTCCGCTAGCGGCAGGAGGCTCCCCGCCCGGACGAAGAGCGGGAGCCGATCCAGCGGGGCCTCCGCGAGGACCCGGGCGGGACCCGCCCGCTGCGCATCGCTCCAGAAGTCATACCACTCTCCCGTGGGGAGGAGGACCTCCCGGGCCCGCGCCCCCGCCTCAAGCACCGGGGCCACCAGGAGGGCGGATCCCAGGAGAAACGCATCTTCGATCTCCCACAGCGCGGGGTCTTGCTCGTTCAGCCAGAACAGCGGGCGGACCAGCGGCGCCCCGGTCTGAGCGGCCTCCCAAGCCAGGGTGTAAAGATACGGCAACAGGCGGACCCGCAGGCGCAGGAAGGCGCGGGCAATGGAGAGGATCGGCTCGCCGAAGACCCAGGGCTCGCGCCGGGGCGTGCCCTTCGCCGCATGGTTCCGGAAAAAGGGCATGAACGCTGCAGCTTGGAACCACCGGATGAACAGCTCCGCCGAGGGCGCCCCGCTGAACCCCCCGATGTCCGGCCCGCTATAGGGGATCCCGGAGAGCCCCAGGCCCAGGACGGTGGCCAGGGTCTGGCGCAACGCTGCCCACGAGCTCTCCACGTCCCCGGTCCAGGTCCAGGCGTAACGCTGGATCCCGGCCCATCCCGAGCGGGTGAGCAAGAAAGGGCGATGATCCGGCTGCAGCCGCCGCAGCGCCTCCCAGGCCGCGCGGTTCATCAACAGGCCGTAGAGGTTATGCGCCTCCCGGTGATCCCTTTCCCTCCCCTCCATCGCATGGCGCACGCAGTCCGGGAAGGTCGGCTCGCCCCAGGCGACGAAGGCCGTGGGCTCGTTCATATCGTGCCAGAAGCCCGCCACACCGGCCTCCAGGAAGGCGCGGTAATGTTCCCCCCACCACGCCCGGACCTCTGGATCGGTGAAGTCCGGGAAGACGCACCAGCCCGGCCACACCAGCCCGCGGTAGAGCCGGCCGTCCGGCAACCGACAGAACATCCCCCGCGCCACCCCTTCCCGATACACGGCGTAGCCCGGATCGGTCTTCACCCCGGGGTCCACGATCACCACCGTCTGGACCCCCTGCCCTTCCAGCTCGCGGATCAGCCCTGCCAAATCCGGGAACCGTCGACGGTCCACTGTGAACACCCGATAGCCGTCCATGTAGTCGATATCCAGGTGGATGGCGTGGAGCGGAAGGTCATAGTCCCGGAACCCCTGAGCCACGGCGCGGACCTCTTCGGCGCTCTCATAGCTCCAGCGGGATTGGTGGAAGCCCAGGGCCCAGCGGGGCGGCAGCGGGGGCCGGCCGGTGAGGGCCGTGTAGCGCTCCAGCAGCCGCGGGGGCGGCCCGTAGAACACGTATTCGCGCAGCGCGCCCCCCGTGAAGGTCACCCATGCCGCCTCGGGCTCGGAGGCTCCTAAGTCGAACACGGCCTCGAAGGGGTTTTCGTAAAAGACCAGATACGCGCCCTCAGCGTGAAGGCTGAGCCAGAGAGGAATGCCCAGGTAGAGGGGATCGGCCCCGGGGCCGTAGCTTCCGCCAGGATCCCGGTTCCACATCCGGTAAACGCGTCCCCGGCGGTTCAGCGGGGCCGCCCGCTCCCCCAGCCCGTAGAGCCGCTCCTCCGGGCGGAGCCGAACGCGATGCCGCCACGCCTCCCCGCGGCGCTCCGGCGGGTCCTCCGCCCGCCAGATCCTCCCCGCGCCATCGCGGAAGCGGATCCCCCCATCGGCTCGGACCTCCAGGCCCAGGGCCTCGCTCTCCAGCGTCCATCCGTCAGCTTGCTCCCTGTGCGCCACGCGAACCTCCTCCAGACGCTCTCGAGCGATCGCGTAAGGCAACGGGAGAACGCCCGGGGTCCAGGTGAGGCGGACGACATCCGGGGCCAGGAAGCGGATCTCCAGCTCGGCGCCCGGCCCGGTGAAGCGGGCGCCATCGGGGAGAGGGATCATCGTCCTTAAGGGTTCCACCGACTGCCACGCGGCAAGCGCCGGTCGCTTCTCCCTACGTTCCCAGCGGTCTCGCTCCCATGCAGCCCGGACCGCCCGGAATGCCGTGCGCAGACCCACCAAACGGATTGCGAGGAGGGCTTTCCGAAGATCCATCGATGAACGCTCCGTTTGGATTTCCTGCTCAAACCCCTCTCATGATACCGGACGGGAGGTTCGACTGTCGCTGGGTTCTTTCAAGCGGGGGACTGGCGCATTCACGCGAAGCACCTCATGATTGTAGGGGCTGTGGTTATACGGGGGAGAGATGAGCGAGCGCCTGGATGATCTGGAACCCTATCGGAAGGGCTGGCGGCGCCGGGAGCAGGATCGCCGGATCGAAGGGGCGAAGCGACGGGAACGGGCCTGGCGCGTGGCGGCCCGTGCGGCCCGGCTGCTCAAAGAATCCTTCGGCGTCCGACAGGTCTGGGCCTTCGGCTCCCTGGTCCGCAATCAGCTGGATGAGCGCTCCGACATCGATCTGGCGGTCGCCGGCCTCGCGGAGCGGGATCTGTGTCGGGCGGTCGGCCGGCTTCAATCGCTGGATCCTGACTTCCCCATCGACGTGGTGCGCCTGGAGGACGCCCCTCCCTCACTTCGCCGGCGGATCGAACAGGAGGGGGTGCCGCTATGAGGGCTCGCTTTCTCGCGCTCATCGGATGGATACGCGAGGAGCTCGCAGAGATCGCCCGCTCCGCCCAGCGGGCCCGGGATCTCTGCCAGAAGGCCCTGCGGACCGGGGATGATGGCTACTGGGATGGTGTGGCGCTGAACCTCCACGGGTTCTACACAGGAGTGGAGCGGATCTTCGAGGAGATCGCCCGTGAGATCGACGGACATCGGCCCGGAGGACCGGACTGGCATCGGGACCTGCTGGTGCAGATGTCGGCGGAGATCCCTGGAATTCGTCCGCCGGTTCTCTCCCGAGAAACGCGAGAGTGCCTGGATGAATATCGAGGGTTCCATCATCTTGTGCGACACATCTACGCCTTCCGCCTGAAGCCGGAGCGGCTGCAGGAGCTGGCGGAGGGTGTGGAGCCCTGTCTGAAGCGTCTGCGACAAGATCTGGAACGGTTCGCGGACTTCCTGCATCGAATGGCCGGCTCCGAAGCCGAAGCCCCGACCGGGGAGGGATCCGCACGCGAGGATCCCGCATCAACCCCCTAACAGCTGGCTCCGCAGCATCCCACCGAGTCTGGCCTATCCCTCCCGCAGCCCCGTGAGGGCGATGCCCCGCGTGAAATAGCCCTGGAACAGGAAGAAGAGCAGGAGGATGGGGATGCTGTTGAACATCGATCCGGCCAGGACCACGGAGTAGACCGTGTAGTATTCCCCCTTGAACCAGCTCAGGCCCAGGGGCAGGGTGAACTTCTCCGGCGAGTTGAGCACGATCAGGGGCCACATGAAGGCGTTCCATTCCCCCTGGAAGGTGAAGAGGGCCAGGGTGAGCAGGGCCGGCCGGCTGATGGGCAGGACGATGCGGAAGAAGATGGTGAACCACCCGGCCCCGTCGATCATCGCCGCCTCCTCCAGCTCCCGGGGGAGGTTCTTGTAGAACTGGGTCATCATGAAGACCCCGAAGGCCCCCGCGATCCCCGGCACGATCAGGGCCAGCAGGCTGTCTAAGAGCTTCATCTGGCGAACGATCAGGAAGTTGGGGATCAGGGTGACCTGGCCGGGGATCATCATCGTGATCAGCATGGCCCAGAAGAGGAGATCCCGCCCCGGGAAGCGCAGCCGGGCGAAGGCGTAACCCCCCATGGCGCAGAAGAGGGTGCGGACCACGGCGAGCAGCCCCGCGACCAGGGCGCTGTTGAGCATCCAGCGGGGGAAGAGGTGTCGGAACTCAGTGACGACCTTGAGATAGTTCTCTAGGGTGAAGGGGATCGGCCAGAAGAAGGGCGCCTCGTAAAGATGGGTAAGGGGCTTGAGGGAGAAGACCACCGTGAGGTAGAAAGGCGTCACGGCGATGATTGACCAGCCGATGAGCACCCCATAAAAAAGCGGCTTCTTGATGCGATCCCACCATGCGAACTCGTCCCGGTA
The window above is part of the Thermoflexus hugenholtzii JAD2 genome. Proteins encoded here:
- a CDS encoding ribonuclease toxin HepT-like protein, with product MRARFLALIGWIREELAEIARSAQRARDLCQKALRTGDDGYWDGVALNLHGFYTGVERIFEEIAREIDGHRPGGPDWHRDLLVQMSAEIPGIRPPVLSRETRECLDEYRGFHHLVRHIYAFRLKPERLQELAEGVEPCLKRLRQDLERFADFLHRMAGSEAEAPTGEGSAREDPASTP
- a CDS encoding glycoside hydrolase family 31 protein, which translates into the protein MDLRKALLAIRLVGLRTAFRAVRAAWERDRWERREKRPALAAWQSVEPLRTMIPLPDGARFTGPGAELEIRFLAPDVVRLTWTPGVLPLPYAIARERLEEVRVAHREQADGWTLESEALGLEVRADGGIRFRDGAGRIWRAEDPPERRGEAWRHRVRLRPEERLYGLGERAAPLNRRGRVYRMWNRDPGGSYGPGADPLYLGIPLWLSLHAEGAYLVFYENPFEAVFDLGASEPEAAWVTFTGGALREYVFYGPPPRLLERYTALTGRPPLPPRWALGFHQSRWSYESAEEVRAVAQGFRDYDLPLHAIHLDIDYMDGYRVFTVDRRRFPDLAGLIRELEGQGVQTVVIVDPGVKTDPGYAVYREGVARGMFCRLPDGRLYRGLVWPGWCVFPDFTDPEVRAWWGEHYRAFLEAGVAGFWHDMNEPTAFVAWGEPTFPDCVRHAMEGRERDHREAHNLYGLLMNRAAWEALRRLQPDHRPFLLTRSGWAGIQRYAWTWTGDVESSWAALRQTLATVLGLGLSGIPYSGPDIGGFSGAPSAELFIRWFQAAAFMPFFRNHAAKGTPRREPWVFGEPILSIARAFLRLRVRLLPYLYTLAWEAAQTGAPLVRPLFWLNEQDPALWEIEDAFLLGSALLVAPVLEAGARAREVLLPTGEWYDFWSDAQRAGPARVLAEAPLDRLPLFVRAGSLLPLAELEGVTLHLYVSSEGGGEGVFYEDAGDGFGPYRVDRFEWWWEGESLRIHRIREGELSEPEGGFRLEFHGFAPARAWADGRPVPVEGSTLVTPPFTELILEGRPVRSPA
- a CDS encoding nucleotidyltransferase family protein yields the protein MSERLDDLEPYRKGWRRREQDRRIEGAKRRERAWRVAARAARLLKESFGVRQVWAFGSLVRNQLDERSDIDLAVAGLAERDLCRAVGRLQSLDPDFPIDVVRLEDAPPSLRRRIEQEGVPL
- a CDS encoding carbohydrate ABC transporter permease — encoded protein: MAVEAMAPAKPAARYRDEFAWWDRIKKPLFYGVLIGWSIIAVTPFYLTVVFSLKPLTHLYEAPFFWPIPFTLENYLKVVTEFRHLFPRWMLNSALVAGLLAVVRTLFCAMGGYAFARLRFPGRDLLFWAMLITMMIPGQVTLIPNFLIVRQMKLLDSLLALIVPGIAGAFGVFMMTQFYKNLPRELEEAAMIDGAGWFTIFFRIVLPISRPALLTLALFTFQGEWNAFMWPLIVLNSPEKFTLPLGLSWFKGEYYTVYSVVLAGSMFNSIPILLLFFLFQGYFTRGIALTGLREG